The proteins below are encoded in one region of Mauremys reevesii isolate NIE-2019 linkage group 15, ASM1616193v1, whole genome shotgun sequence:
- the LOC120383651 gene encoding olfactory receptor 10A7-like, which yields MADTEGGNQTSITEFILMGFGNLPELQILLFLLFLAICIVTMAGNIFIVALVVVDQQLHTPMYFFLANLSCLETCYTSTILPRMLASLLTGDKTISFSGCMTQFYFVSFFGATECSLLAAMSYDRYLAICKPLHYAVLMNGSLCLQLAAGSWISGLLAGTTPMSFMSQVSFCGPNKIEHFFCESTKIITLCCSDTYQLELVTTILAALFTLPPFALTLASYVCIISTILRIPSTTGRQKAFSTCSSHLIVVTIFYGTLIIVYLLPKTNTLRDLNKVFSVCYTILTPMVNPFIYSLRNREVKEALRKIVSKCLDQWFSTFLDSGPICVYGLLRPSK from the coding sequence ATGGCAGACACAGAAGGGGGAAATCAAACATCCATTACAGAATTCATCCTCATGGGATTCGGGAATCTCCCTGAGCTGCAGatccttctcttcctgctgtttctaGCAATCTGCATAGTGACCATGGCTGGGAATATCTTCATTGTTGCGCTAGTTGTGGTAGATCAGCaacttcacacccccatgtacttcttcctggcaAACTTGTCttgcttggagacctgctacacctccaccatccttcccaggatgctggccagtctcctgactggggacaaaACCATCTCATTCAGTGGCTGTATGACACAATTCTATTTTGTTAGTTTCTTTGGGGCTACAGAATGTTCTCTCTTAGCTGcaatgtcttatgatcggtatttagcaaTATGCAAACCACTGCACTATGCAGTCCTTATGAATGGCAGCTTATGCCTCCAGCTAGCAGCTGGGTCTTGGATAAGTGGGCTTCTGGCTGGCACCACACCAATGTCCTTCATGTCACAGGTATCTTTCTGTGGCCCCAATAAAATTGAACATTTCTTCTGTGAATCTACAAAAATAATAACTCTCTGCTGCAGTGACACCTACCAGCTAGAGCTTGTAACCACCATCCTGGCTGCTTTGTTCACCCTGCCCCCATTTGCATTAACCCTGGCATCCTATGTTTGTATCATCTCGACCATCCTGAGAATCCCGTCCACCACTGGaaggcaaaaggccttttccacctgctcctctcaccttaTTGTGGTGACAATTTTCTATGGGACCCTAATCATTGTGTATCTGCTACCAAAAACCAACACACTGAGAGACCTCAACAAAGTGTTCTCTGTTTGCTACACAATTCTGACTCCTATGGTCAATCCTTTCatatacagcctgagaaacagagaggtcaaggaagCCCTGAGAAAAATTGTCAGTAAgtgtctagatcagtggttctcaacctttttggacTCAGGACCCATTTGTGTTTATGGCCTGTTGCGACCCAGTAAATAG
- the LOC120383652 gene encoding olfactory receptor 10A7-like, with amino-acid sequence MMNPKKGNQTSVAEFILLGFGTLPELQILLFLLFLVIYIATMAGNILIVALVVTDQHLHTPMYFFLGNLSCLETCYTSTILPSLLASLLTEGRTISFSGCITQYYFFASMVATECFLLLVMSYDRYLAIGNPMHYAAHMSVRSCLQLAGGSWTGGFLLSSLTTLLITQLTFCGPNDIDHFFCDFIPLVKISCNDPQMMEMLALTLSLIFLLVPFLLTSMSYIYIIAIILKIPSSTGRQKAFSTCSSHLIVVTIYYGTLLIAYMFPTTNKLRDFKKVLSVFYTVLTPLVNPLIYSLRNKEVKEALRKASRKSMFGQC; translated from the coding sequence ATGATGAACCCAAAAAAGGGAAATCAAACGTCCGTTGcagaattcatcctcctgggatttgGGACTCTCCCTGAACTGCAAATCCTTCTTTTCCTGCTGTTTCTAGTGATCTACATTGCAACCATGGCCGGGAACATCCTCATCGTGGCACTAGTTGTGACTGATCaacaccttcacacccccatgtacttcttcctggggaacttgtcctgcttggagacctgctacacctcgaccatcctgcccagcttgctggccagtctcctgaccGAGGGCAGGACTATTTCATTTAGTGGGTGTATCACACAATATTATTTCTTTGCTTCTATGGTTGCGACAGAATGCTTTCTCTTATTGGTGATGTCATATGATCGGTATTTAGCCATAGGCAATCCAATGCACTATGCTGCCCATATGAGTGTCAGGTCTTGCCTCCAGCTTGCAGGTGGCTCTTGGACAGGTGGCTTCCTACTTAGTAGCCTAACAACATTGTTGATAACCCAGTTGACTTTCTGTGGACCCAATGATattgaccatttcttttgtgattttatCCCCCTGGTAAAAATCTCCTGCAATGATCCTCAGATGATGGAAATGTTGGCTTTAACACTCAGCTTGATTTTCTTACTGGTCCCATTCCTACTTACTTCGATGTCCTACATCTACATCATTGCAATCATCCTAAAAATCCCTTCCAGCACCgggaggcaaaaggccttttccacctgctcctcccacctcattgTGGTGACCATATATTATGGAACTCTACTGATTGCCTATATGTTCCCCACAACCAACAAACTGAGAGACTTCAAGAAAGTTCTCTCTGTCTTCTACACTGTCCTGACTCCCCTGGTCaatcccctcatctacagcctgagaaacaaagaggtcAAGGAGGCCCTGAGAAAAGCTAGCAGGAAATCCATGTTTGGACAATGCTAA